In a genomic window of Echeneis naucrates chromosome 4, fEcheNa1.1, whole genome shotgun sequence:
- the prrc2c gene encoding protein PRRC2C isoform X3, which yields MSEKSGQSTKAKDGKTKYATLSLFNTYKGKSLETQKTAVAARHGLQSLGKVAVSRRMPPPANLPSLKAENKGNDPNVNIVPKDGSGWASRAEAGDERQQETPPPQNKPAVLQTQELSIGGSRSWANSKQTQLDGAPRVSSHFHQEFPSLQAAGEVEKGDGQEEEPYGPGPSLRPQNVGSWREGGGRNLITAPSPSEMENRVPEEGSTGLGTSTPPVESDEPVRNITTESQREKKDGREKAPASGPTQPKLNGGQQPSAGVPTHFDPAFRSMMPPYANFRYPVPQDGAKGTRSARPQQPPPQSWLQDPDRPSIISATELKELDNLDTDADEGWAGAQMEVDYTEKLNFSDDEENQAAKEKGENWDWMGKVERIRPRQTDSQEGWKEGSEDRGSNKASWADSVDPRAPSPGSMGQYTKSAPPQDYQGGSRSVGATAPRASKPPASASGADEDSEAWRQKRKKSSEVSEAVERARRRREEEERRMEEQRLAACAEKLKRLNEKHRQATEGKSSLAQSTNDEAAAAPEESSLSAPAPVSSPVPSVPVSQSQAPIFQAPLPERVDRDKERIEGERERVESSPEEEAHLPRQPTPPIQRPVAISPEPQGEGESSLPEVSPLLEESQSDRKTVPIRDYFCIEDNRVDEAHLSLPQMDTPSGEDVSVAPAQLEGGEAAAAAAAAAAAAAMRPSLTSGYSKQFQKSLPPRFLRQQEQMKQQQWQQQQTGGSVSPSGGGAVPATQQQQQQQHRSMYQPIGPHHQHLASMGFDPRWLMMQSYMDPRMMSGRPPMDMPTNIHPGRMPPKQIVRREPGDNSSSSSDSFDHLTRPIRDHGLPSDSRMVWGSDPYPQSEPLSSVTAPKCRDDNKEPRTDSSLDLDRGLPAMYPQEHGALDSRKSNFFRDPAESLSAFTQGPEDASGPLDRVPVGSAFDSEEPGLPSGEEVEALGQAMLQRSVSQGSSHSLKLDEPRFDGLPLGTKSLESQDAVERADDKPQNEPYSQAAVTSNRATPPADGLHKQEKLPLPAPSKQKTELRWGGRSGTARREGPGGDRPVRRSGPIKKPVLRDMKEEREQREEREKRYERGDRADRSKKDQLAKVPSAAAAVSEGSRPQSEVRRETTELEEMQPVLQRARDSQPSSGAPTSSSQEEKVDKLPSNDKHPEPKLPSRKDSTLPPRAYRREERERERERDKEMDKDKEREWPADSSFKGRGRGEYYSRGRSYRGTYSGRGRGSRGRSRAEYPYREPRSRSDLPAGGAAAFRNREESETRSESSDFEVIPKRRRRRGSDTDSESEGGRESASDTGPSDREPSTKPSRPLRRELPGETRPGPHKPGFGPPHMGEKIGSRGDDESRPKPGFLPKGEPSRRGRGGLYSRRGGARERGGPRSAPLRRPAARESSSQWPSKPMETFRPEDADSTARYDNPPNDRRPPKSEGKKFGDGPPQSSRERPRRSRPARPPRQDKPPRFRRLKEREAAVLASGETAPSPPISLPPVPAATPRSAPISLSPTLSRAPGTPVTVPVEVAATLPAPDLPSPIEPSLPETSSPTITAVGTKSPDLSNQNSSDQANEEWETASESSDFNERREREERKGVLEAANEAATPTAVTPAPPQGSLTPNKSPSDGGVTPKREAPAAKRSFSSQRATERQNRRGNSGTKPGRSYTGGKGERRGGAKAGRKGPAAHQNSEAPAPTAGGAAQRPKEQPARRKDETKQAAKKPKENALSQFDLNNYASVVIIDDHPEVTTTEDPQSSTNDDGFTEVVSRKQQKRLQDEEKRKKEEQTTQNWGKKGSGEKNRGGGGKLPPRFAKKQSSQQQQQQQQQQQQQQQQASQPQPAVASTQQATQQPAVSAPQHPHHAPSQPSASPQTLEGTVAQLPSIPPATVEFNSKNLPPASTQTHSALGTELWENKVAGSTVLPDVKKLGPISPPQPPSVSAWNKPLTSFTGTVSSEGVKPGADGSVDLAIDSIQFGAPSSAGSTDSDGVPALLETGSENKLPAPKEQRQKQPRAGPIKSQKLPEMEPVETKEYKPGPIGKERSLKNRKAKDARGGEAEVMDGGVSGGGGSRATDSSPPTSDTTVPELGGDIEGMITVPSAEYNSSSKESVTDYTAPSSSLADSVPTGGNKMEESLVANVALPHSLPLPRRETLQQSSSLSTVSPATVDLTLKMESARKAWENSPSLEKNSPVTSSSSPITSCASSYSSFSSASMPQIPVASVTPSTTLSGSGTYTTSSLSTKTTTASDPPNICKVKPQQLQGGSMSSSSSSSSSSSFSQLGCVPPLLPQQQQQTPQVYVSQSAAGSAAQIPAFYMDTSHLFSTPHPRLAPPSLAQQQGFQPGLSQPTAVQQIPIPIYAPLQGQPQHQHTHQPQLGLSTGPTVSQPQDLFSSSLQPYRSQQAFMQSSLSQPSMMLSGPSLHSYPGVQAPELGKPQSNLAYQQPSSTQHIPILFEPQLNQPSGMGGSQLIDTHLLQARQGMNQHSNMYSGQVQQHGQSSYYSNTQSPSSAMQQVTVPLPGSQLSLPNFGSGGGQPLLALPHTPPQAQPPTINRQPPVSQPYRGIMGPNHNMMQPPTNKMDMDLKLFGTGMDVKPGTPPVSARSTTPTSSPYRASSTSPSSQSSKMNSMLYQKQFQPSSAGMRMAQHFPGQFNPQILSQPNIVSPLVRPPHANSFAGGVQRSPMGPPMTPNVGGGLMPHPRPQHPQHNQHPPRGPSGPTIAPRSSQAALKAEQDLKAKQRAEVLQSTHKFFSEQQQQQQLKTPQVSKASRLEQGGKTPIDTSAPNHQAGGDRTDSDKATVSTAKPIRTGPIKPQAIKPEEGK from the exons GAGCTCCTCGGGTGAGCAGCCATTTTCACCAGGAGTTTCCCAGCTTGCAGGCAGCTGGTGAGGTGGAAAAAGGGGATGGTCAAGAGGAGGAGCCTTATGGACCAGGCCCCAGCCTCAGACCTCAAA ATGTTGGCAGTTGGCGTGAGGGTGGAGGCAGGAATTTGATCACTGCACCCAGCCCCTCGGAGATGGAAAACAGGGTTCCAGAAGAGGGTAGCACTGGTCTGGGCACCTCCACACCACCTGTGGAAAGTGATGAGCCTGTCCGAAACATAACCACTGAAAGTCAGAGGGAGAAGAAAGATGGCAGGGAGAAAGCACCTGCATCTGGCCCAACTCAACCTAAACTTAATGGGGGGCAGCAGCCTTCTGCTGGGGTGCCAACTCACTTTGACCCCGCTTTTAGGAGCATGATGCCACCCTAT GCAAACTTCAGATACCCTGTACCACAAGATGGAGCAAA GGGAACTCGTTCAGCACGCCCCCAGCAGCCTCCCCCTCAGTCCTGGTTGCAGGACCCAGACAGACCTTCTATAATTAGTGCAACAGAACTGAAGGAGCTGGACAATTTGGACACAGATGCTGATGAGGGCTGGGCAG GAGCTCAGATGGAGGTGGATTACACTGAGAAACTAAActtcagtgatgatgaagaaaaccAAGCTGctaaagagaaaggagaaaactg GGACTGGATGGGTAAAGTTGAACGTATAAGACCTcggcagacagacagtcaggaGGGCTGGAAGGAGGGGTCTGAGGATCGTGGGAGCAATAAAGCCTCCTGGGCTGACAGTGTGGACCCCAGAGCACCATCACCAGGCAGTATGGGACAGTACACAAAATCAGCTCCTCCACAGGACTACCAG gGTGGCAGTCGCTCTGTTGGTGCCACAGCTCCTCGTGCAAGCAAGCCACCAGCTTCAGCATCTGGTGCTGATGAGGACTCAGAGGCTTGGAGACAGAAGCGCAAGAAGTCTTCAGAAGTTTCTGAAGCTGTTGAGCGAGCAAGgcggagaagagaggaagaggaacgCCGGATGGAAGAACAGCGGCTTGCCGCTTGTGCTGAAAAGCTGAAACGTCTTAATGAGAAACACCGCCAAGCCACTGAGGGTAAATCCTCCCTTGCTCAGAGCACCAATGACGAGGCAGCAGCCGCCCCTGAGGAATCTTCCTTATCTGCTCCTGCTCCTGTATCCAGTCCTGTACCTTCAGTCCCAGTTTCACAATCACAGGCTCCAATCTTTCAAGCTCCTCTACCTGAGAGGGTGGATCGAGACAAAGAAAGGATAGAGGGGGAACGAGAAAGAGTTGAATCAAGTCCAGAAGAAGAAGCTCACTTGCCTCGTCAGCCCACCCCTCCAATCCAGAGACCTGTTGCCATATCTCCAGAGCCccagggagagggggagagctCTTTGCCTGAAGTCAGCCCATTACTGGAAGAGAGCCAATCTGACAGGAAAACAGTGCCTATCCGAGACTATTTCTGCATAGAGGACAACAGAG TGGATGAGGCCCACCTGTCTCTTCCTCAAATGGACACCCCAAGTGGCGAGGATGTCTCTGTTGCCCCCGCACAGCTagaaggaggagaagcagcagcagcagcagcagcagcagcagctgctgctgctatgcGTCCCTCTCTCACCTCAGGCTATTCCAAACAGTTTCAAAAGTCCCTGCCACCTCGTTTCCTCAGACAACAG GAGCAAATGAAGCAGCAACAATGGCAGCAACAGCAAACTGGTGGCTCCGTGTCCCCATCAGGTGGTGGTGCGGTTCCAGCtacccagcagcagcaacaacagcaacaccgCTCCATGTATCAACCCATTGGcccccaccaccagcacctGGCCTCAATGGGGTTCGACCCCCGCTGGCTAATGATGCAGTCCTACATGGACCCCCGCATGATGTCAGGACGTCCTCCTATGGACATGCCAACTAACATTCACCCTG GGAGGATGCCTCCTAAGCAGATTGTGCGTAGAGAGCCTGGTGACAATTCAAGCTCTAGCTCAGACTCCTTTGACCACCTGACCCGCCCTATACGAGACCATGGCTTGCCCTCAGATTCAAGAATGGTGTGGGGATCTGACCCATACCCGCAGTCAGAGCCATTATCTTCAGTAACTGCTCCAAAATGCCGCGATGACAACAAGGAGCCAAg aaCGGACTCAAGTTTGGATCTGGACAGAGGTCTCCCAGCTATGTACCCCCAGGAACACGGTGCACTGGACTCTCGTAAGAGTAATTTCTTTCGAGACCCTGCAGAGTCCCTTTCAGCATTTACCCAGGGTCCAGAGGATGCATCCGGGCCTCTAGACAGGGTCCCTGTTGGCTCAGCCTTTGATTCTGAGGAGCCAGGCTTACCAAGTGGGGAAGAAGTAGAGGCTCTTGGTCAAGCAATGCTGCAAAGGAGTGTCTCCCAGGGTTCTAGCCACTCCCTTAAGCTTGATGAGCCCAGGTTTGATGGACTACCCCTTGGAACAAAATCACTAGAGTCACAAGATGCTGTGGAAAGGGCTGATGATAAGCCACAAAATGAACCCTATTCCCAGGCTGCAGTGACGAGCAATAGGGCTACACCTCCTGCTGATGGATtacacaaacaagaaaagctGCCTCTGCCAGCCCCTAGCAAGCAGAAAACCGAGCTCCGCTGGGGTGGGAGATCAGGGACTGCACGCAGAGAAGGACCGGGGGGAGACAGACCAGTCCGCAGGTCTGGGCCAATAAAGAAGCCTGTCCTTAGGGACATGAAAGAAGAGCGTGagcaaagagaagaaagagagaagcgTTACGAGAGAGGGGATAGAGCAGACCGTTCGAAAAAGGATCAGTTGGCCAAAGttccttctgcagctgctgctgtgtctgagGGCTCCAGACCTCAAAGTGAAGTGAGGAGAGAAACTACAGAGCTTGAAGAAATGCAGCCTGTTCTTCAGAGAGCTCGTGACTCTCAGCCCTCATCTGGTGCTCCCACTTCTTCTTCtcaggaggagaaagtggaCAAACTGCCCAGCAATGACAAACATCCAGAACCTAAACTACCATCCCGAAAAGACTCAACTCTTCCTCCTCGTGCCTACCGacgagaggagagagagagagaacgtgAGAGGGATAAGGAAATggataaagacaaagaaagagagtgGCCTGCTGACTCAAGTTTTAAAGGACGTGGTCGGGGGGAGTATTATTCCAGAGGACGCAGCTATCGGGGGACTTACAGTGGCCGAGGCAGGGGAAGTCGTGGCAGAAGTCGAGCAGAGTACCCTTACAGAGAGCCTCGATCACGCTCTGATTTGCCTGCTGGAGGTGCTGCTGCCTTTCGCAATAGAGAGGAAAGTGAAACGCGCAGTGAGAGCTCAGATTTTGAGGTTATACCAAAACGTAGACGACGACGGGGTTCAGATACAGACTCtgaaagtgaaggagggagggagtctGCCAGTGATACTGGTCCCTCTGACCGTGAGCCTAGCACTAAACCTAGCCGTCCACTTCGACGAGAACTACCTGGGGAGACCCGGCCCGGTCCCCACAAGCCAGGCTTTGGGCCACCTCATATGGGGGAAAAGATTGGGTCAAGAGGGGACGATGAGAGCAGGCCAAAGCCAGGTTTCCTTCCTAAAGGAGAGCCTTCTCGGCGAGGAAGAGGTGGATTATACAGTAGACGAGGTGGAGCAAGAGAACGGGGTGGCCCTCGTTCAGCCCCTCTTAGAAGGCCAGCAGCCAGGGAGTCTTCCTCTCAGTGGCCTTCTAAACCCATGGAGACATTTAGGCCTGAGGATGCAGACTCAACAGCGAGATATGACAATCCTCCCAATGACCGACGGCCCCCTAAGTCAGAGGGCAAGAAATTTGGGGATGGGCCCCCCCAGAGTAGTAGAGAAAGGCCTCGTAGATCCCGACCAGCTCGACCACCTAGGCAAGATAAACCCCCTCGGTTCAGGCGCTTAAAGGAGCGAGAGGCTGCAGTGTTGGCCAGTGGAGAAACAGCCCCAAGTCCCCCTATATCTTTACCCCCAGTTCCTGCTGCTACCCCAAGATCTGccccaatctctctctctccaaccctGTCTAGAGCTCCAGGAACACCTGTTACTGTGCCTGTGGAAGTGGCAGCTACTTTGCCCGCACCCGACTTGCCCTCTCCTATAGAACCATCCTTGCCTGAGACCAGCAGCCCTACTATCACTGCAGTCGGTACCAAGTCCCCTGATTTGTCAAACCAGAATTCTTCAGATCAGGCCAATGAGGAATGGGAAACTGCCTCGGAGAGCAGCGACTTCAATGAACGAAGAGAGcgagaagagaggaaaggggTACTGGAAGCTGCTAATGAAGCAGCCACTCCCACTGCAGTGACGCCTGCACCACCCCAAGGTTCACTCACCCCCAATAAGAGCCCATCTGATGGGGGGGTGACCCCAAAGCGTGAAGCTCCTGCAGCCAAGAGGAGTTTCTCAAGTCAAAGAgctacagagagacagaatcGTAGAGGCAACAGTGGAACCAAACCAGGCCGGAGCTATACAGGGGGcaaaggggagaggaggggaggggccaAAGCCGGCCGCAAAGG CCCTGCAGCCCATCAGAACTCAGAAGCACCAGCACcaacagctggaggagcagccCAAAGACCAAAAGAGCAGCCTGCCCGTCGCAAAGATGAGACCAAACAGGCTGCTAAGAAGCCGAAAGAGAATGCTCTCTCTCAATTTGATCTCAACAATTATGCAA GTGTTGTGATCATTGATGACCACCCAGAAGTCACTACCACAGAGGACCCGCAGTCCAGCACCAATGATGACGGCTTCACAGAGGTGGTTTCTCGCAAGCAACAAAAACggctgcaggatgaggagaaacGGAAAAAGGAAGAGCAGACTACTCAG AACTGGGGTAAAAAAGGCTCTGGGGAGAAGAAccgaggtggaggaggaaagtTGCCACCACGATTTGCTAAAAAACAATCAtcgcagcaacaacagcagcagcagcagcagcagcagcagcagcagcaacaggccTCACAGCCTCAACCTGCTGTAGCCTCCACCCAGCAAGCCACACAGCAGCCTGCTGTTTCCGCCCCCCAGCATCCTCACCATGCCCCATCGCAACCGTCTGCATCCCCACAGACTCTGGAAGGAACTGTGGCCCAGCTGCCCTCCATTCCCCCTGCTACTGTGGAGTTCAACTCAAAAAACCTGCCCCCTGCGTCGACACAGACGCACAGCGCTCTGGGTACAGAACTGTGGGAGAACAAGGTAGCAGGTTCCACTGTCCTTCCTGATGTGAAAAAGC TTGGTCCAATCAGCCCTCCTCAGCCACCTTCTGTGAGTGCCTGGAACAAACCTCTTACCTCCTTTACTGGCACTGTCTCCTCTGAG GGTGTTAAGCCTGGAGCAGATGGCAGTGTAGACTTGGCAATAGACAGTATTCAGTTTGGAGCACCATCATCTGCAGGCAGCACAGACAGTGATGGAGTTCCAGCATTGCTAGAAACTGgttctgaaaataaattaccTGCTCccaaagaacagagacagaaacaacctCGGGCTGGCCCAATCAAATCACAGAAG CTTCCTGAAATGGAACCTGTGGAAACCAAGGAATACAAGCCAGGTCCCATTGGTAAAGAGCGTTCTCTAAAGAACCGCAAGGCCAAAGATGCCCgtggaggagaagctgaggTCATGGATGGAGGAGTATCTGGAGGAGGTGGCAGCAGAGCAACAGACTCCAGTCCTCCTACAAGTGATACCACTGTACCTGAGCTGGGAGGAGACATTGAGGGCATGATCACAGTCCCCTCTGCAGAATACAACAGTAGTTCAAAG GAGTCTGTCACTGACTACACCGCTCCCTCCTCTTCACTGGCTGACAGTGTTCCTACTGGAGGGAACAAAATGGAAGAGAGTTTAGTGGCCAAC GTGGCCTTACCGCACTCGTTACCCCTTCCTCGACGAGAGACcctgcagcagagctccagCCTGAGCACTGTCTCTCCTGCTACTGTTGACTTAACACTAAAG ATGGAATCAGCTCGTAAAGCTTGGGAAAACTCTCCAAGTCTAGAGAAGAATTCTCCTGtcacctcctcatcctcccccaTTACTTCCTGTGCATCCTCGtattcttccttttcctcagcCTCCATGCCACAGATCCCAGTGGCTTCTGTTACCCCAAGCACCACACTGTCAG GTTCTGGTACCTATACAACATCATCCCTGAGCACCAAGACCACCACAGCTTCTGACCCCCCAAACATATGTAAGGTGAAGCCTCAGCAATTGCAAGGTGGAAGCATGTCCTCCTCcagcagtagcagtagtagCAGTAGCTTCTCTCAGCTGGGCTGTGTGCCTCCCCTCCtgccccagcagcagcagcagacccCACAGGTGTACGTCTCCCAGtctgcagcag GTTCTGCAGCTCAGATTCCAGCATTCTACATGGACACTAGCCACCTTTTCAGTACCCCACATCCCCGCTTAGCTCCTCCCTCCCTGGCACAGCAGCAAGGCTTCCAGCCTGGACTCTCACAG CCAACAGCAGTGCAGCAGATTCCCATCCCAATCTACGCTCCACTCCAAGGCCAGCCtcagcatcaacacacacaccaaccccaGCTAGGACTTAGCACTGGTCCTACTGTTTCCCAGCCACAGGACCTGTTCAGCTCCTCACTGCAGCCATACAG GTCTCAGCAGGCATTCATGCAGAGCAGCCTATCACAGCCCTCTATGATGCTGTCAGGACCATCACTGCACAGCTATCCTGGCGTGCAGGCACCTGAGCTGGGAAAGCCTCAGTCTAACCTGGCCTATCAGCAGCCCTCATCCACCCAACACATTCCCATTCTTTTTGAGCCACAGCTCAATCAGCCCTCTGGAATGGGGGGCTCCCAGCTCATTGACACGCACCTGCTGCAG GCCCGACAGGGTATGAATCAGCATTCAAACATGTACTCAGGACAGGTGCAACAGCATGGTCAGAGTAGCTACTACAGCAACACCCAGTCACCAAGTTCAGCAATGCAACAG GTGACAGTCCCTCTTCCTGGTTCCCAGTTGTCGCTGCCAAACTTTGGCTCGGGTGGGGGCCAGCCTCTCTTAGCGCTGCCCCATACGCCGCCTCAGGCCCAGCCTCCCACCATCAACCGACAGCCTCCAGTCTCTCAGCCCTACCGAGGCATTATGGGCCCCAACCACAATATGATGCAGCCACCAACCAACAAG ATGGACATGGATCTGAAACTCTTTGGCACTGGGATGGATGTGAAGCCTGGGACTCCTCCTGTAAGCGCCAGGAGCACAACACCCACCTCTAGCCCTTACAG GGCCAGCTCCACCTCTCCAAGTAGCCAATCAAGTAAGATGAACAGCATGCTGTACCAAAAGCAGTTTCAGCCTAGCTCTGCTGGCATGAGAATGGCACAGCACTTCCCTGGCCAGTTCAACCCACAG ATCCTGTCTCAGCCAAACATTGTCTCTCCTCTTGTTCGACCACCTCATGCTAACTCATTTGCTGGAGGTGTCCAACGCTCTCCCATGGGCCCTCCAATGACACCCAACGTGGGTGGTGGTCTAATGCCCCATCCCCGACCCCAGCACCCACAGCATAACCAGCACCCTCCTCGAGGGCCCTCTGGTCCCACCATTGCACCTAGAAGCTCACAGGCAGCTCTGAAGGCTGAACAGGACCTAAAG GCTAAGCAGCGGGCTGAGGTGCTCCAGTCTACTCATAAgttcttttcagagcagcagcaacagcagcaactcaAAACCCCGCAAGTCAGCAAAGCATCCCGGCTCGAGCAGGGAGGAAAGACCCCCATCGACACCTCAGCCCCAAACCACCAGGCAGGAGGCGACCGTACAGATTCTGACAAAGCCACCGTCTCCACAGCCAAGCCTATACGGACTGGCCCCATAAAACCACAGGCCATCAAACCAGAAGAGGGCAAGTAA